In Rhodococcus qingshengii JCM 15477, the sequence CACCGGAGGTCGTCGCGACCGCGAAGGCCCAACGCTGGGAGCCCGCCGAGGTGCTCAAGGCTCTGTTCGCCGAGGAGGTCGCCGGAAGGGAACGCTCCGCACTGGCCACCCGCAGGGCGGCTGCGGGGTTCCCGACCGGGAAGACGTTCGATGCGTGGCAGCCCGAGGCATCCTCGATCCCGGCACCGACCCAGCAGGCACTCCGCACCCTGGAATGGGTCCACCGTCGGGAAAACCTCGTCGTGTGCGGGCCGTCGGGGACCGGGAAGACGTTCCTACTGGAGGCACTCGGTCACCAAGCCGTCGAGGCCGGGTTGAAGGTCGCCTGGTTCACCCTGGAAGACCTCGGGGTCCTGCTGCGCCGCCATCGTGCCGACGACACGGTGTCCAAGGCCATCGCCCGTGTGCTGCGCGCCGATCTCGTTGTCGTCGACGACATCGGCCTGTTGCCGGTCGCCCAGGATGCCGCCGAGGGGCTCTACCGGCTCGTCGACGCCGCCTACGAGAAGCGGTCGGTCGCGATCAGCTCGAACCTGCACCCGTCCGGGTTCGACGAGCTGATGCCCAAGACGCTGGCGACCGCCACCGTCGACCGGCTACTGCACCACGCCCACGTGTGCCAGACCAGCGGAGACTCCGTGCGACTTACCCAGGCACTCGCCGGCCGAGGGGTGAGTCCCTTGAGCTGAGTGCTCTGGTCGGTGGTGGCCGCAAGCCCACTGGGCAGATCCCATGGCCACCACCGGGCAGTTCTCGTGACCGTCAGCGGGCAGGTCTCACGACCGCCCCTGGGCAGT encodes:
- the istB gene encoding IS21-like element helper ATPase IstB, with translation MTTKTTTPSMASAPPLPAELEDLLRRLRLPHIRRHAPEVVATAKAQRWEPAEVLKALFAEEVAGRERSALATRRAAAGFPTGKTFDAWQPEASSIPAPTQQALRTLEWVHRRENLVVCGPSGTGKTFLLEALGHQAVEAGLKVAWFTLEDLGVLLRRHRADDTVSKAIARVLRADLVVVDDIGLLPVAQDAAEGLYRLVDAAYEKRSVAISSNLHPSGFDELMPKTLATATVDRLLHHAHVCQTSGDSVRLTQALAGRGVSPLS